The genomic region CACGGCGGGGTCACGCCAACGGATTTAAGTCCAAACAATTCAACAGCAGTGTTGGACCGCTGGAGTTGCAGATTCCTCCAGCAAAGAAGAGGCCCGGACAAAGACAGAGACAGTCTGTAAAACCTATACAGACAAAGCACCGGCGTTTTGTGACACTCTCTATTTCTCCAATTATATGCTTGGAATAATTAACGTGAACATGATGTCTTTTAAAGCCGTTTGAAGTAAAATAATTGTATGACAAAAACCATGGCTACCTTATTTCCAAAAAGTATTACCCATCTCTTGACACAAAACTGTTACTTATATCCTGACACACACTGTTCACTGTTGACTGCCGACTGTCAACTGCCGACTGCCGATTGTCAACTGTCGACTGTCAACTAACGACTGCCGACTGTGAACAGCGAGCTCCAACGTCTCAACGTCTGAACGTCTGAACGTCTCAACATCTCAACGTCTGAACGTCTCAACATCTCAGCGTCTCAACGTCTCAACATCTCAACATCTCAACGTCTCAACATCTCAACGTCTCAACGTCTCAACGTCTCAACGTCTGAACGTCTCAACGTCTCAACGTCTGAACGTCTCAACGTCTCAACATCTCAACGTCTCAACATCTCAACGTCTCAACATCTCAACGTCTCAACATCTGAACGTCTCAACGTCTCAACGTCTCAACGTCTCAACATCTCAACGTCTCAACGTAAAATCCATTTGCCTCTCTCAAAAATAAATGTTACACTCACTGCAACAGTTAGGATTAAATATGTCTGCATCGTTAAAATTATCAACAGCAGTAAAGGCGGTCCATTGTCTTGCCAAGGCATATCCCAATGTCTTATCCAGTGGGGATATTTCAGAGATGACAGGCATTAATGCATCCCAGCTCCGTCTTATTTTGTCGATGCTGGCTAAAGCGGGAATTATTCGAAGTATGCAGGGCGCCGGTGGTGGATTTATCCTTAATATGACACCGGACCAGATTAATCTGCAGCAACTTTACTGTGCCATTGAGACACGGAAGGCTTTTCACCTGGCCGTCAGCGGAAACCATGAACAAATCCCCCTGAATAAAAAAATCAACAAATATTTTCTGGATTTA from Candidatus Neomarinimicrobiota bacterium harbors:
- a CDS encoding Rrf2 family transcriptional regulator — its product is MSASLKLSTAVKAVHCLAKAYPNVLSSGDISEMTGINASQLRLILSMLAKAGIIRSMQGAGGGFILNMTPDQINLQQLYCAIETRKAFHLAVSGNHEQIPLNKKINKYFLDLFEDIQRDIESKMERISLAELIDEVETQY